Proteins from a genomic interval of Rubinisphaera italica:
- a CDS encoding ArdC family protein yields the protein MPSNAQIRQDITNQIVASIESGNLPPWRKTWRSCPNSGWPVNVVSRKSYSGVNPILCMIASMRHGFQSKHWATFNQWSKMNGRVMKRPDHVKPGQWGTKVVFASRITKTKTDKHGQEVEDKFFVLKQYTIFCVDQVEGAHLNHLRAGYSADTRTEFEKLEHAEAVFAATNADVRHGGNECFYNPSLDYIQMPNRERFNAEYYESLSHEFVHWSLNERRLNWKASSEHSYAEEELVAEIGACFLASELGIPITETLDNHSAYLKGWLARMKGDAGFIFRASSAASRAADFVLSFSQELSSAEAEGAEATPAIAMS from the coding sequence ATGCCCAGCAACGCTCAAATCCGCCAAGACATCACGAATCAAATTGTTGCATCTATCGAGTCCGGCAATCTGCCACCGTGGCGAAAGACGTGGCGAAGCTGTCCCAATTCGGGTTGGCCAGTGAACGTCGTCAGTCGCAAGTCATACTCGGGCGTGAATCCGATTCTCTGCATGATTGCATCGATGAGGCACGGGTTCCAATCGAAGCATTGGGCAACGTTCAATCAATGGAGCAAAATGAACGGTCGTGTAATGAAACGACCGGACCACGTGAAGCCCGGACAATGGGGCACCAAGGTTGTGTTTGCGTCTCGAATCACGAAGACCAAAACCGACAAGCACGGTCAGGAAGTGGAAGACAAGTTTTTCGTTCTCAAGCAATACACGATATTTTGCGTAGACCAAGTTGAAGGCGCACATCTCAATCACCTTCGTGCTGGATACTCCGCAGACACCCGCACAGAGTTTGAAAAGCTCGAACATGCTGAGGCAGTTTTCGCCGCTACGAACGCCGACGTTCGCCATGGCGGAAATGAGTGCTTCTACAATCCGTCGCTCGACTACATCCAGATGCCGAATCGGGAACGCTTCAATGCGGAGTATTACGAGAGCTTGAGCCACGAGTTTGTCCACTGGTCGCTCAATGAACGCCGACTGAACTGGAAGGCTTCCAGTGAGCACAGTTACGCAGAGGAAGAGCTTGTTGCCGAAATCGGTGCCTGCTTCCTTGCCAGTGAACTCGGCATTCCTATCACCGAGACCCTCGACAATCACAGTGCCTACCTGAAAGGCTGGCTTGCAAGAATGAAGGGCGATGCAGGTTTCATTTTTCGTGCCAGCAGCGCGGCATCAAGAGCCGCTGACTTTGTTCTCAGCTTCAGCCAAGAGCTCAGCAGTGCCGAGGCTGAGGGAGCAGAAGCCACACCCGCAATTGCAATGTCCTGA
- a CDS encoding HsdM family class I SAM-dependent methyltransferase, with product MAKKKAAKKKKTEATADTVLAAARERLAEKGYSGGTEHEFPDGKGWLFQSNGRPELLLCAVAPDVSIDEHQGQVAVLTGLSAVDDAAVPYVHVTNGESSSTFHLTEDGDRAIPEVPNAEEASKAVGPRVGGEMAKELDTYTMMMDRFNQIHEHIYGAGEHVSSSNEAIDELCKLIYLVAVLNHYQGQGKSLPIPKTGKELADILDPARFQSKKEKDREQAVEDARVAFEHCRDLKEFNTTIDGKKLRIFEDRAYLRLEKPDTYAMALSVLMSPRDDKTNGVTLRQIGDVTGRALEVVLRRKYVGRGGMGAYLTPQQITKFVAEMVFVDLKREKRLDDLIKRDDQDRPTFRFCDPFIGSGGFLLQLMNKTTRYIESLVTLDAKRRDKIIHDVLNSCFVGADRAPGMVMKARINMAAHGGIHAPIGRVPDSLTSPELDEWIGKIDVIATNPPFKKDGITRKKLKGDKHGEDDPIGGESGAAILDAFCEGIEDGVMSIDPNKRCLGAKPDKKGVWKPVNSMDPAVLAIDRCLQLLKPGGKLLIVVPDGILCNSSYRYVREYLIGTKDESTGEFSGGKAVLKSVVSLPQETFGLSGAGAKTSVLHLEKKRSPADRQSAVFMAVANEVGFTVSKKVEIQLGETRNDLNKIIAAYESGHDSEGQQ from the coding sequence GTGGCAAAGAAGAAAGCCGCCAAGAAAAAGAAAACCGAAGCAACCGCTGACACGGTATTGGCTGCGGCGCGGGAGCGTCTGGCTGAGAAGGGTTACAGCGGTGGGACAGAGCATGAATTCCCGGATGGGAAGGGATGGCTGTTCCAGAGCAATGGCAGGCCGGAGCTGCTTTTGTGTGCCGTTGCGCCGGATGTGTCGATTGACGAACACCAAGGTCAGGTGGCGGTGCTGACCGGGTTGTCGGCGGTGGATGATGCGGCGGTGCCGTATGTGCATGTCACCAACGGCGAAAGCTCATCCACGTTTCATCTGACCGAAGACGGCGACCGGGCGATTCCTGAAGTGCCCAACGCTGAAGAGGCATCCAAGGCGGTTGGTCCTCGTGTTGGTGGCGAGATGGCCAAGGAGCTGGACACCTACACGATGATGATGGATCGGTTTAACCAGATTCATGAACACATCTATGGTGCCGGTGAGCACGTTTCGTCATCGAACGAAGCCATCGATGAATTGTGCAAGCTGATCTACCTTGTCGCCGTCCTGAACCATTATCAGGGCCAAGGCAAATCACTGCCGATCCCAAAGACCGGCAAAGAGCTGGCCGACATTCTTGATCCGGCTCGGTTTCAATCGAAGAAAGAAAAGGATCGGGAGCAGGCGGTGGAAGATGCTCGCGTGGCCTTTGAGCACTGCCGTGACTTGAAGGAATTCAACACCACAATTGACGGCAAGAAGCTGCGTATCTTCGAAGACCGGGCTTACCTGCGACTGGAAAAACCCGACACGTATGCCATGGCGTTGTCGGTGTTGATGTCACCACGGGATGACAAAACCAACGGTGTCACGTTGCGTCAGATTGGTGACGTGACTGGCCGCGCCTTAGAGGTCGTGCTGCGTCGTAAGTATGTCGGTCGTGGTGGCATGGGGGCGTATCTGACACCTCAACAGATCACCAAGTTTGTTGCGGAGATGGTGTTCGTTGATCTGAAGCGTGAAAAACGACTCGACGATCTGATTAAACGTGACGATCAGGACCGGCCAACCTTCCGGTTCTGCGACCCATTCATCGGCTCCGGTGGCTTCCTCTTGCAGCTGATGAACAAGACGACGCGCTACATCGAGTCACTGGTCACACTGGATGCCAAACGACGCGACAAGATCATTCATGACGTATTGAACTCGTGCTTTGTCGGTGCTGACCGAGCACCGGGTATGGTGATGAAAGCCCGGATCAATATGGCGGCCCATGGTGGCATCCATGCGCCAATTGGACGTGTACCGGACTCGCTGACATCACCCGAACTCGACGAGTGGATTGGGAAGATCGACGTGATCGCGACGAATCCGCCGTTCAAGAAGGATGGTATTACTCGCAAGAAACTGAAGGGTGACAAGCACGGTGAAGACGACCCGATTGGCGGCGAATCTGGTGCTGCGATCCTCGATGCCTTCTGTGAAGGAATTGAAGACGGAGTCATGAGCATCGATCCGAACAAGCGATGCCTTGGGGCGAAGCCGGATAAGAAAGGTGTATGGAAGCCGGTAAACAGCATGGACCCCGCAGTCTTGGCGATTGACCGTTGTCTTCAACTGCTGAAGCCGGGTGGCAAACTGTTGATCGTCGTACCAGACGGGATTCTCTGCAACAGCAGCTATCGCTACGTGCGTGAATACCTCATCGGCACGAAAGATGAGTCCACTGGCGAGTTCAGCGGCGGGAAGGCTGTTCTGAAGTCAGTTGTCAGCTTGCCGCAAGAAACGTTCGGTCTGAGCGGCGCTGGGGCGAAGACAAGCGTATTACACTTGGAGAAGAAACGCTCTCCAGCTGACCGGCAGAGTGCCGTTTTTATGGCTGTGGCAAATGAGGTCGGATTCACCGTCAGCAAAAAGGTTGAAATCCAGCTGGGCGAGACGAGAAACGACTTAAACAAGATCATTGCTGCTTACGAAAGCGGTCACGATTCAGAGGGGCAGCAATGA
- a CDS encoding protein kinase domain-containing protein, which yields MNTTYLHPGKRLGSAYELEALVGTGQFGQVWRAKKLKDSSGVPVAVKVPLDPHRGEEVLMSDGQFMLDMPKHPGIVGVNWQGRVGKMWVVEMEYVNGEPLSQLMSDEIRWSKVTFEEIIEWFHGLAESLAFLHSHNIAHGDIKPDNLLMDEQLGRLKITDFGTSRRLTDNLIRTDRHAGAWAYQAPEIQRANQRGAISDLFSVGAVIYEVFTGSLPRSGIHELLTSSPITRPRQLNSAIPTELDQLVMDLLQDDLSKRLPTADVLRERLELLKPTVPDVHVPKLEPLPTGTGYLDRAAELIANGQKEEARNAAAEATLRSTGLVPALELYARLSDELGYTDDAINAFNKLLALEKTPSETRRSAESSLADLFLRLHRYEEAERYVELSLQQEHVTRSMQLKAAVVLGACTQLERSLQVLNAILNTNPQDGAVLEKKTWVLWLLHRYDDAAQVAREALEIMPESELCLRRLVDYESLTGNQRRAQHYRERLSQLEPV from the coding sequence TTGAACACGACTTATCTTCATCCCGGAAAGCGACTTGGTTCTGCATACGAACTGGAGGCACTCGTTGGCACTGGACAATTTGGTCAGGTCTGGCGAGCAAAGAAACTTAAGGATTCTTCAGGCGTGCCGGTTGCCGTCAAGGTTCCACTGGACCCGCATCGCGGCGAAGAAGTGCTGATGTCGGATGGTCAGTTCATGCTCGACATGCCGAAACATCCGGGGATTGTTGGCGTCAATTGGCAAGGGCGCGTCGGGAAAATGTGGGTCGTCGAAATGGAATACGTCAACGGCGAGCCGTTATCGCAACTGATGTCTGACGAGATTCGATGGAGCAAAGTGACGTTCGAAGAGATCATCGAATGGTTTCACGGACTCGCCGAATCATTGGCGTTTCTTCACAGCCACAACATCGCGCATGGCGACATCAAACCTGACAATCTGTTGATGGACGAGCAGCTTGGACGGTTGAAGATTACGGATTTCGGGACGAGTCGCCGTCTGACGGACAACCTGATTCGCACTGACCGTCATGCTGGAGCGTGGGCGTATCAGGCACCGGAAATTCAGAGGGCAAATCAGCGTGGGGCGATCAGCGATCTGTTTTCTGTCGGAGCAGTGATCTATGAGGTCTTCACCGGATCGTTGCCACGATCTGGAATTCATGAGCTTCTGACCTCTTCGCCAATTACACGGCCCCGTCAGTTGAATTCGGCGATTCCTACGGAACTCGATCAACTGGTGATGGACTTGTTGCAGGATGACCTTTCAAAGCGTCTCCCCACCGCTGATGTACTTCGCGAGAGATTGGAATTGCTGAAGCCAACCGTTCCCGATGTCCATGTTCCAAAGCTGGAGCCATTGCCAACAGGAACGGGGTATTTGGATCGCGCGGCCGAGTTGATCGCTAACGGTCAGAAGGAAGAGGCTCGCAATGCTGCAGCAGAAGCAACGCTTCGTAGCACGGGCTTGGTGCCTGCCCTTGAGCTCTATGCCAGACTCAGCGACGAACTCGGCTACACAGATGATGCAATTAACGCATTTAACAAGCTATTGGCCTTGGAGAAGACACCCAGTGAGACCCGGCGATCTGCAGAATCAAGTCTCGCCGACTTGTTCCTTCGATTGCATCGCTACGAAGAGGCAGAACGCTACGTTGAGCTGTCACTTCAACAGGAGCATGTCACTCGGTCGATGCAGTTGAAAGCTGCTGTCGTGCTGGGAGCCTGCACGCAGTTGGAACGATCTCTTCAGGTGCTCAATGCGATCCTGAATACGAACCCGCAGGACGGAGCGGTTCTTGAAAAGAAGACATGGGTATTGTGGCTCCTGCATCGTTATGACGATGCGGCCCAAGTCGCCCGTGAGGCGCTGGAAATCATGCCGGAGAGTGAACTATGTCTGCGTCGGCTGGTTGACTACGAGTCACTGACCGGCAACCAACGCCGCGCTCAGCATTACCGCGAGCGACTTAGTCAGCTTGAACCGGTTTGA
- a CDS encoding helicase HerA domain-containing protein → MSDTNSNRVIGKLIGNTGDPMRLQVALKDSHSARRGEFVRVMHQESRADDPLPVLGRIVSISRSNILFSEAAGEGLADITLLPGTRVTGETVRATLELVGYTDPSSGQPRIPRRPLDPGSEVLGVDYDFLREFYRFDPACSIHLGNLVGYERGANTVPIFLDVNKLATEHFAVLAMTGAGKSFTVGRIIERMVALHNATVVVFDPHGEYGNAFKAGKVQFSGAENSVEDERDRSDLKKIRDNIETLCTKQGRGIVAYTPDMPEFHTKYAGKNHKLALALDRFDLDEFSAVLPGLTEPQQRVLDAALRYWTKTTQAPRAADSLLSMLTDRLDDLKNWDELSSAESSALNARSAAVVAIRLRRLINDSKSFYSTGMDQPLDIKSIVGRPSDTGGRLVIVDLQGVSDSAKQIIVALMSAEILNAALDKSDKTRPTFLVYEEGHNFAPAGSPSLSRNIIKRIASEGRKFGVGFGIISQRPSRLDPDVTSQCNTLIVMRLKNPDDQKFIVKASDMLSSHDIDELPALSTGEALVSGRSIPAPLLVRVGVKALMHGGDSPDVLSEWNP, encoded by the coding sequence ATGAGCGATACGAATTCAAACCGAGTGATCGGAAAACTGATTGGCAATACCGGCGACCCAATGAGGCTTCAGGTCGCACTCAAGGACAGTCACTCTGCACGGCGGGGTGAGTTTGTTCGAGTGATGCACCAAGAAAGCCGCGCGGACGATCCATTGCCAGTGCTTGGCCGGATCGTTTCCATCTCCCGGTCGAACATCCTGTTCAGCGAAGCCGCCGGTGAGGGGCTGGCAGACATCACACTGCTACCCGGAACCCGAGTGACTGGTGAAACGGTACGGGCGACCTTGGAACTGGTGGGCTACACCGATCCATCCAGCGGGCAGCCTCGCATTCCACGGCGGCCTCTTGATCCGGGATCGGAAGTGCTGGGCGTCGATTACGACTTCCTGCGTGAGTTCTACCGGTTCGATCCGGCCTGCAGTATTCATCTTGGCAATCTGGTTGGCTACGAACGTGGAGCCAACACCGTTCCGATCTTTCTGGATGTCAACAAGCTCGCCACAGAACACTTCGCTGTGCTGGCAATGACCGGTGCCGGAAAGTCGTTCACCGTCGGGCGAATCATCGAACGCATGGTCGCGCTGCACAATGCCACGGTTGTCGTCTTCGACCCACATGGTGAGTACGGAAACGCATTCAAGGCCGGAAAGGTCCAGTTCAGCGGTGCAGAGAACTCCGTCGAAGATGAACGAGACCGCAGTGATCTGAAGAAGATTCGGGACAACATCGAAACGCTCTGCACCAAGCAGGGCCGAGGAATTGTTGCCTATACGCCGGACATGCCGGAGTTTCATACCAAGTACGCCGGAAAGAATCACAAGCTGGCATTGGCTCTGGATCGTTTTGATCTCGATGAATTCAGTGCTGTTCTGCCCGGACTGACGGAACCACAACAACGAGTGCTTGATGCGGCTCTTCGCTATTGGACAAAGACGACTCAGGCACCACGGGCCGCTGATTCATTGCTTTCGATGCTGACAGATCGGCTCGATGACCTGAAGAACTGGGACGAACTCAGTTCGGCTGAGTCCAGTGCCCTGAATGCACGTTCTGCGGCGGTTGTCGCCATTAGGTTGCGAAGGCTCATCAACGATTCCAAGTCGTTCTATTCGACCGGCATGGACCAACCGCTGGACATCAAGAGTATCGTTGGCCGTCCGAGTGATACTGGCGGACGACTGGTGATTGTTGATCTTCAGGGAGTGAGCGATTCGGCCAAGCAGATCATCGTGGCGCTGATGTCGGCTGAGATTCTCAATGCCGCGCTGGATAAGTCAGATAAAACTCGTCCGACATTTCTGGTCTACGAGGAAGGGCACAATTTCGCCCCGGCAGGTTCTCCATCCCTCTCACGAAACATCATCAAACGCATTGCTTCCGAGGGGCGGAAGTTCGGCGTTGGTTTTGGGATTATCAGTCAGCGTCCAAGCCGTCTCGACCCCGATGTGACCAGTCAGTGCAACACGTTGATTGTGATGCGACTGAAGAACCCGGACGACCAGAAGTTCATCGTCAAAGCGTCCGACATGCTGAGCAGTCATGACATCGACGAACTGCCAGCTTTATCGACTGGCGAAGCGTTGGTGAGTGGTCGTTCAATTCCTGCTCCGCTCTTGGTGCGTGTCGGCGTCAAGGCGTTGATGCACGGCGGCGATTCTCCAGATGTGCTCAGCGAATGGAACCCATGA